The sequence AGATTAAGACACCCACCATCAAAAGGAAAAGCATCCTTGATCCATACAAGGATGAAATCATTGAGTATTTAAAAAGTGGTCTCTCCGCTGTTTTAATCCACCAGAAGTTAAAAGAAAAGCATAGTCTAAATGTAAGCTATAGCTCTGTGAAACGCTACATCAGGAAGCTAAAGCCAGGTGAGCCCTTCATCCCCTTAATAAGCCCACCTGGCCAAGAAGCCCAAGTAGATTTCGGCTATGCCGGTTATTTCTAATAATAGCAGAAGAAAAAAGAAAGTAAAGTACTGGATATTCTCAATGGTTTTGTCCTATTCGAGGTACAGATACTATGAGCTTGTGGATAACCAAAGTATACCGACATTCATAAACTGCCATATCAATGCATTTGAATATTTCTCTGGTGCACCAAAGGCTATAAAGATAGACAACCTAAAAAGCGGTGTATTGCATGTTAACTTCTATGAGCCTGAAATTCAGCATGAATATGCAAGGATGCTTGAGTATTACAACTCCTCTGCTGTTGCCTG comes from Hippea maritima DSM 10411 and encodes:
- a CDS encoding helix-turn-helix domain-containing protein; this encodes MYYSVKALLSIGKNVSQIARELKIDRKTVRKIKKKVENGEIKTPTIKRKSILDPYKDEIIEYLKSGLSAVLIHQKLKEKHSLNVSYSSVKRYIRKLKPGEPFIPLISPPGQEAQVDFGYAGYF